A part of Actinobaculum sp. 313 genomic DNA contains:
- a CDS encoding type II toxin-antitoxin system RelE/ParE family toxin — translation MVELLAQEPRPSGAKKLVGGRGEWRVRTGDYRIVYEVHDGVLLVLVLAVGHRREVYRRR, via the coding sequence GTGGTTGAACTGCTGGCGCAAGAGCCACGCCCCTCTGGCGCGAAGAAGCTCGTCGGAGGGCGGGGCGAGTGGCGCGTACGCACCGGCGATTACCGCATTGTTTACGAGGTCCACGACGGTGTGTTGCTAGTCCTGGTCCTCGCCGTTGGGCACCGCCGCGAAGTCTACCGGCGCAGGTAG
- a CDS encoding helix-turn-helix domain-containing protein, producing the protein MTTGAAQMQVTLPPGDLEPMLDLSRFLEQVTEPVALVGSDGQTVSLPAEVYRVLSNVVDAMSRGRAIAVAPVDQVLTTQEAADFLGISRPTLVKLLESGRIPFERPAAGRHRRVRLADIVAYQQQSAQERSDTLDAMTREAVDLGLYHDTAADYKDALRRAREG; encoded by the coding sequence ATGACAACTGGAGCTGCGCAGATGCAGGTGACACTGCCACCCGGGGACCTCGAGCCGATGCTGGACCTGTCCCGCTTTTTGGAGCAGGTTACGGAACCGGTTGCGCTCGTTGGGTCGGATGGCCAGACCGTCAGTCTCCCTGCGGAGGTGTATCGGGTGCTCAGCAACGTCGTGGACGCCATGTCGCGAGGCAGGGCGATTGCGGTGGCACCGGTGGATCAGGTGCTGACGACGCAGGAGGCTGCGGACTTCCTCGGTATTAGCCGCCCTACCCTCGTCAAGCTTCTGGAGTCCGGCCGGATTCCTTTCGAGCGTCCAGCAGCGGGTAGGCACCGCCGGGTACGGCTCGCCGACATTGTCGCGTACCAGCAACAGTCTGCTCAAGAACGTAGCGACACTCTGGATGCCATGACGCGCGAGGCCGTCGACCTCGGCCTGTACCACGATACCGCCGCGGACTACAAGGACGCCCTGCGTCGCGCACGCGAGGGATGA
- a CDS encoding type II toxin-antitoxin system prevent-host-death family antitoxin, with amino-acid sequence MIDHARVHHVPVFLTRRGRRVAAVIDAEDLERITQAAEDLEDIKAVEVARAEVAEHGTIHWDEVKADLGLA; translated from the coding sequence GTGATTGATCACGCTCGTGTTCACCATGTGCCCGTGTTCCTTACCCGCCGTGGCCGTCGCGTTGCGGCGGTCATCGATGCGGAGGACCTTGAGCGCATAACCCAGGCTGCAGAGGACCTTGAGGATATTAAGGCGGTCGAAGTTGCTCGCGCGGAAGTTGCCGAACACGGCACGATTCACTGGGATGAGGTCAAGGCGGACCTCGGGCTGGCTTGA
- a CDS encoding type II toxin-antitoxin system YafQ family toxin, whose product MHDREIAYRPAFLRDVKRLKRKHYSMDALKSAIQAVAERRTDWLKRHRDHQFTGNLAAYRELHIAADWLLLYTIAAGTLILARTGGHDELL is encoded by the coding sequence GTGCATGACCGGGAGATCGCCTATCGCCCAGCTTTCCTGCGCGACGTGAAACGGCTTAAACGCAAGCACTACAGTATGGACGCGCTCAAGAGTGCGATCCAGGCAGTCGCCGAACGGCGCACCGACTGGCTCAAGCGGCACCGCGATCACCAGTTCACGGGCAACCTAGCAGCCTACCGCGAACTACACATCGCAGCCGACTGGCTGCTCCTGTACACCATCGCCGCCGGGACTCTCATCCTGGCGCGCACCGGCGGCCACGACGAACTTCTCTGA
- a CDS encoding DEAD/DEAH box helicase, translating to MAILLPSVQAERIRSAVVDYLATTFALTDAEPRRALTDFLEHPEHGVFTGPFARLRLPYLPSEGTTALDWTPPFPPYHHQEQAYRRLTSKPLGSAHTSPEPTIVTTGTGSGKTEAFLHPILDHVLRAQKAGITGIKALILYPMNALASDQAARLAQLITSDPALAHIRAGLYTGDAETTSPGTASSPGATPTPTTAPANTTDGTDSALQHRGTALETDRHSIRRDPPDILLTNYKMLDQLLLRPEDQKLWEASAQSLTYLVLDEFHTYDGAQGTDVAMLLRRLGLAIRSYLSTGDPRLEAFTASPLGPIIPVATSATLGDGSDPSEILAFAREVFGFPLPPEAVITETRVPLGQWAEQHRRTIAPLGLTPRRLNTLQANELDALADLAEGSAADALDLLRDVVGKLYEGATPAGRTDPTSRTDPTSRTDPTSRTDPATCAAALQAHPDVLTLIEAAQQAVPVSTLARRVLGGAFLEDPVRARRVLAAVFAALSTVRAGLNGTPNRNAVSVEITLWVREVTRIDRMLSTQPAFRWSDDVASTYADLEEDIPARPALYCRSCGRSGWGITLARTGQAEKPDHSNVRRDHLLHDSRFRALLHAPGEDAAYLTALADGHPNPAERFPGLRWYSVARRELLTRRPAESDTETREGRVVPVLILTGAESDISRDTNRDVCPSCGSDDAIRFLGSAVATLLSVSLTTLFGDDALDSAEKRTLIFTDSVQDAAHRAGFVDQRSHTISLRSALRGALDNPMPLDSWVEATIIAASDPFDRYRLVPADLAEHKQFKPFWDSGASRKRRRTAEEYVRRRLLFDASLEVGLQSTYGRTMEATGSIAVHVDAGSSAQIASIARETLSDDDGGLLPAFTDLPESKLLAWVRGTLEHMRRDGAIDHEWLQRYKEDDGARVWIWYKRKREQGQPAFPAGRSAPAFPQVGGAPNSKRSSFTPVTSPKSWHAIWTRKCLQVSPQHAARLAGNLLKGLAQAGVLSTTATASGGTVYGIPTARIIVSPLKEEPSTTSPLEKKPATTSPLEESSERLLLVCDTCRSQLPSSSTSSRQLTGAPCLTAACPGHLEGTEHAHTSFYRQQYARNRVRRVDAHEHTSLLTPKERNRIEEGFKRAEQNPGDPNVLVATPTLEMGIDIGDLSTVLLGSLPDNVASYIQRVGRAGRRNGSALALAYVPGRSSQLPLLEDPARLLNGAVEPPSTYLGAEDILRRQFIASVLDSMARSGDPAIPGGGGHRPTARAALESSSRESLVGSILNRIENDGATLASAFAATFEGGGSDTGGRNGNGASLTASNTDSSASPTFTSDLSESSSIAAGTASASDWAVAPALENGSLGRLIAWATEDHAAGPRRLLERAVAEHANEERLLYEQLDQIKSALPELIEAADLPNATEEDQRAVRAARGAYQAVGARLSDLNEEHWVSALERHGILPNYALLDDTVRLAARISWRDPDSDEMRTEPYDLDRSSAKALAELAPGATFYAHGMEMQVDGVDLSGISGEAEWWFCCSRCGYVHTERAQEHVPQAPTHCPRCADTRIADIGRARRVLRLTRVFADISRDDARISDTREDRLQARFEILPLADFDPQRAEEQWASDSGFGLISYRHLMLRWLNTGRLGGGQGNDQVAGIEIAATGFRLCEACGKLDTETGPNNPREHRPWCEHRNSRTEHIAQVDLMRSLETEALALILPPSFATNRTGTASLCAALFLGLRIITNSVPAHLNVAVVPHPVADGEPGETRQAVLVHDVVPGGTGYLTDLTGPSRLWNLLVCAGTHLENCDCRHENKHMCHRCLLPFAVGGDVSRAAAIDAIRRILGLDKDETISSLDPGIPQWGITRGAEVRQTASASPLEDRLRDELWRRLAQVTDVEQIAHHSGAPALNIDGGRWRIQPQLDTGGSRPDFTCLPSVEAARIAVFCDGWEYHASPRHNRLADDAAKREHLRARGYRVVAVAAADLDRAWDPQWLIQGAKLLRTDGSKYAARAGAVTDKAIDTWQGGPVALLTEMLLDATDHDRDHEDNARSALADAVWVPLLVHAQQAYAQGGSDGMRWEQSADAASDVLQQALNALYPASPDAQGRAGDAGSADTGSVSSTGASAVTTSHSPATRRTPAPARTSAVGTSVPAGTHTAASPSNHTSASVFLWPHLALAVQLRGKSTVAMALVLDDSREAIASADHRDAWLTWLRLGNVLPLANAPVTVTTVSGARQKLADKRRFTPQHQLASQDLFAGDHSLASQRRVFADQQSGVPQHTGPLEETATSEPIAAPERTGGPEWAGGPEWAGGPERAGTPAQSAIDEQYGPEGTTVTGQTLGLSTLEALEWNRVDPELTDPRILDLLPHLAARGVRHSADGEEIAGGIMADLVWHEQRVAVVVDDAEDDAAAMRAAGWRVVCTGPDPQQTAAQVAQLLTHEA from the coding sequence ATGGCCATCCTCCTTCCCAGTGTGCAGGCAGAACGCATCCGCAGCGCCGTCGTCGACTATCTGGCCACCACCTTCGCACTGACGGATGCCGAACCCCGCCGCGCCCTGACGGACTTCCTCGAACATCCCGAGCACGGCGTATTCACCGGCCCCTTCGCACGGCTGCGTCTGCCCTACCTACCTTCCGAAGGCACCACCGCCTTGGACTGGACCCCGCCCTTCCCTCCCTACCACCACCAGGAACAGGCCTATAGGCGCCTGACCAGCAAGCCGCTCGGGTCCGCTCACACCAGCCCGGAACCGACAATCGTCACCACCGGCACCGGCTCGGGCAAAACCGAGGCCTTCCTCCACCCCATCCTCGACCATGTACTACGCGCACAGAAAGCCGGAATCACCGGCATCAAAGCACTCATCCTGTACCCGATGAACGCGCTGGCCAGCGACCAAGCCGCCCGGCTCGCGCAACTCATCACCTCAGATCCGGCCCTCGCTCACATCCGCGCGGGTCTTTATACCGGCGACGCCGAAACGACCTCCCCCGGCACCGCATCCTCCCCCGGCGCCACACCGACCCCCACCACCGCGCCAGCGAACACCACCGACGGCACCGATTCTGCCCTGCAGCACCGCGGCACCGCCCTGGAAACCGACCGCCACTCCATCCGCCGCGACCCGCCGGACATCCTGCTCACCAACTACAAGATGCTCGACCAACTGCTGCTCCGCCCGGAGGATCAGAAGCTCTGGGAGGCATCCGCACAGTCCCTCACCTACCTGGTGCTCGACGAGTTCCACACCTACGACGGCGCACAGGGCACCGATGTCGCCATGCTGCTGCGCCGCCTGGGCCTAGCCATTCGCTCCTACCTATCCACCGGCGATCCGAGGTTGGAGGCCTTTACCGCCTCCCCGCTTGGCCCGATCATCCCGGTTGCCACATCCGCCACCCTCGGCGACGGCAGCGATCCCTCCGAGATTCTCGCCTTCGCCCGCGAAGTCTTCGGCTTCCCGCTGCCGCCCGAGGCGGTTATCACCGAAACACGGGTTCCGCTCGGCCAGTGGGCGGAACAGCATAGGCGGACAATCGCTCCGCTCGGCCTCACACCGCGCCGCCTGAACACACTGCAGGCCAACGAGCTCGATGCTCTAGCAGACCTCGCAGAAGGCTCCGCCGCCGATGCCCTGGACCTGCTGCGCGACGTCGTCGGAAAACTGTACGAGGGCGCCACACCCGCCGGTCGAACCGACCCCACCAGTCGAACCGACCCCACCAGTCGAACCGACCCCACCAGTCGAACCGACCCCGCCACCTGTGCCGCGGCCCTCCAAGCCCATCCCGACGTTCTCACCCTCATCGAGGCGGCCCAGCAGGCCGTGCCGGTGTCCACTCTCGCCCGTCGCGTGCTGGGTGGGGCTTTTCTGGAGGATCCAGTACGTGCTCGGCGCGTGCTAGCAGCCGTCTTCGCCGCACTGTCCACCGTGCGTGCCGGGCTCAACGGCACTCCCAACCGGAACGCCGTCAGCGTCGAAATCACCCTGTGGGTTCGCGAAGTAACCCGAATCGACCGCATGCTCTCCACCCAACCCGCCTTCCGCTGGTCAGATGACGTTGCCTCCACCTACGCCGACCTCGAAGAGGATATTCCCGCGCGTCCGGCCCTGTACTGCCGCTCCTGCGGTCGCTCCGGTTGGGGGATCACACTTGCGCGTACCGGACAGGCGGAAAAGCCTGACCACTCGAATGTCCGACGGGACCACCTACTGCACGATTCTCGCTTCCGCGCTCTCTTGCACGCCCCGGGCGAGGATGCCGCCTACTTGACCGCGTTGGCGGACGGCCACCCCAATCCTGCCGAGCGTTTTCCCGGCCTGCGCTGGTACTCGGTCGCCCGCCGGGAACTGCTCACGCGCCGCCCCGCAGAATCGGATACGGAGACCCGCGAGGGCCGCGTTGTTCCCGTGCTCATCCTCACCGGGGCCGAATCCGACATCTCCCGCGACACCAACCGCGACGTCTGCCCCTCCTGTGGCAGCGACGACGCCATCCGTTTCCTTGGCTCTGCCGTCGCCACGCTCCTCTCCGTCAGCCTCACCACCCTTTTCGGGGACGACGCTTTGGACTCCGCGGAGAAACGCACCCTCATCTTCACCGACTCCGTGCAGGATGCCGCCCATCGCGCCGGTTTCGTGGACCAGCGCTCCCACACCATCAGCCTGCGTTCTGCGCTACGCGGCGCACTCGATAACCCAATGCCGCTGGATTCCTGGGTGGAGGCCACAATAATCGCCGCATCCGATCCTTTCGACCGCTACCGCCTGGTTCCCGCCGACCTCGCCGAACATAAACAATTCAAACCCTTCTGGGATTCCGGCGCCTCACGCAAGCGCCGTCGCACCGCCGAAGAATACGTGCGCCGTCGCCTCCTCTTCGATGCATCGCTCGAAGTCGGTCTGCAATCCACCTACGGGCGGACCATGGAGGCAACCGGTTCCATCGCCGTACACGTTGACGCCGGAAGCTCTGCCCAGATCGCCTCCATCGCCCGCGAAACGCTCAGTGACGACGACGGAGGCCTCCTCCCCGCCTTCACCGACCTACCCGAAAGCAAGCTGCTCGCCTGGGTGCGCGGAACACTTGAACACATGCGCCGCGATGGAGCCATCGACCACGAATGGCTGCAACGTTACAAGGAGGACGACGGCGCACGAGTGTGGATCTGGTACAAACGCAAACGCGAGCAGGGGCAGCCCGCCTTTCCCGCCGGGCGTAGTGCACCCGCATTTCCGCAAGTCGGAGGCGCACCGAACTCGAAGCGCTCCAGCTTCACCCCCGTGACCTCGCCGAAGTCCTGGCATGCCATCTGGACTCGTAAGTGCCTGCAGGTCAGCCCGCAGCATGCGGCCAGGCTCGCAGGCAACCTACTCAAAGGCCTGGCGCAGGCCGGTGTTCTTTCCACCACCGCAACCGCGAGTGGCGGCACGGTGTACGGCATTCCGACTGCCCGCATCATTGTGTCTCCTCTGAAGGAGGAGCCTTCCACTACCTCTCCGCTGGAGAAGAAACCCGCCACTACCTCTCCCCTGGAGGAGTCTTCCGAACGCCTACTACTGGTCTGCGACACCTGCCGCAGCCAACTGCCCTCATCGTCCACCTCCTCGAGACAGTTAACGGGGGCACCGTGCCTGACCGCAGCCTGCCCCGGGCATCTGGAAGGCACCGAGCACGCGCACACCAGCTTCTACCGGCAGCAATACGCCAGAAACCGGGTACGGCGGGTGGACGCCCACGAGCACACCTCGCTCCTTACCCCGAAAGAACGCAACAGAATCGAAGAGGGCTTCAAACGCGCCGAGCAGAATCCCGGCGATCCGAATGTCCTCGTGGCAACACCCACCCTGGAAATGGGCATTGACATTGGCGATCTCTCCACGGTATTGCTCGGCTCACTGCCGGATAATGTTGCCTCGTATATTCAGCGGGTGGGAAGAGCCGGGCGGCGGAACGGCTCGGCACTCGCCCTCGCATATGTTCCGGGGCGGAGCAGCCAGCTGCCGCTGTTGGAGGATCCGGCACGATTGTTGAACGGCGCGGTGGAGCCACCATCCACCTATCTGGGCGCAGAGGATATCCTTCGGCGCCAGTTCATCGCCTCCGTACTCGACTCAATGGCGCGTTCCGGTGATCCGGCGATCCCCGGAGGGGGAGGCCACCGCCCGACAGCCCGCGCCGCACTTGAATCCAGCTCTCGTGAGTCGCTGGTCGGCTCCATACTCAATCGGATTGAGAACGACGGAGCCACGTTGGCATCCGCTTTTGCCGCCACCTTCGAAGGCGGCGGCTCCGATACGGGCGGGCGGAACGGCAACGGCGCCTCCCTCACCGCCAGCAACACGGATTCGTCCGCTAGCCCTACCTTCACGTCGGATCTCTCCGAATCCTCTAGCATCGCCGCTGGTACGGCGTCCGCTTCGGACTGGGCAGTCGCTCCTGCCCTGGAAAACGGTAGCCTCGGCCGTCTCATTGCCTGGGCCACCGAAGACCACGCGGCGGGGCCGCGGCGCCTGCTGGAGCGCGCCGTCGCCGAGCATGCCAACGAAGAACGCCTGCTTTACGAACAACTCGACCAAATCAAGTCCGCCTTACCCGAACTCATCGAAGCGGCCGATCTTCCCAACGCTACGGAGGAGGATCAGCGGGCCGTGCGTGCGGCACGCGGTGCTTATCAGGCCGTAGGTGCCCGGCTGAGCGATCTGAATGAGGAACACTGGGTATCGGCACTCGAACGCCACGGGATTCTGCCCAATTATGCACTGCTAGACGATACCGTCCGCCTGGCGGCGCGGATATCGTGGCGCGATCCGGATAGTGACGAGATGCGGACAGAGCCCTACGATCTGGACCGCTCCTCCGCCAAGGCGCTGGCCGAGCTCGCACCGGGCGCCACCTTCTACGCACACGGCATGGAGATGCAGGTGGACGGCGTCGACCTTTCCGGCATCTCCGGTGAGGCCGAGTGGTGGTTCTGCTGCTCGCGCTGCGGATACGTCCATACTGAGCGCGCACAGGAACACGTGCCGCAGGCTCCCACCCACTGCCCACGTTGCGCCGACACCCGCATTGCGGATATCGGCCGTGCCCGCCGCGTTCTGCGCCTCACCCGCGTCTTTGCCGATATTTCGCGCGACGACGCCCGTATCAGCGATACCCGCGAAGACCGCCTGCAGGCCCGCTTCGAAATCCTGCCGTTGGCAGACTTCGACCCGCAGCGAGCGGAAGAGCAATGGGCCTCCGATAGCGGCTTTGGCCTGATCAGCTATCGGCATCTCATGCTGCGCTGGCTCAATACCGGACGCCTCGGCGGCGGGCAGGGCAACGATCAGGTGGCGGGCATCGAAATCGCCGCCACCGGCTTCCGGCTGTGTGAGGCGTGCGGAAAGCTGGACACGGAAACGGGGCCGAATAACCCGCGGGAGCATCGGCCGTGGTGCGAACATCGCAACTCCCGCACGGAACACATCGCACAGGTCGATCTCATGCGCTCCCTCGAAACCGAAGCGCTGGCTCTTATCCTCCCGCCGTCATTCGCAACGAACCGCACCGGCACGGCCTCACTGTGCGCCGCACTATTCCTCGGCTTGCGGATCATCACCAACAGCGTTCCCGCCCATCTCAACGTTGCCGTCGTTCCACACCCCGTGGCCGATGGAGAACCGGGAGAAACACGGCAGGCCGTCCTGGTGCACGACGTCGTACCGGGAGGCACCGGTTATCTCACGGATCTGACGGGTCCGAGTAGGCTCTGGAATCTCCTCGTCTGCGCAGGTACACATCTGGAGAATTGCGATTGCCGCCACGAGAATAAGCACATGTGCCACCGCTGCCTGCTGCCCTTCGCAGTCGGCGGTGATGTTTCGCGCGCCGCCGCAATAGACGCAATCCGCCGCATTCTCGGCCTTGATAAAGACGAAACGATTTCTTCTCTTGACCCCGGCATTCCTCAATGGGGAATCACACGGGGCGCCGAGGTCCGCCAGACGGCCAGTGCCAGTCCGTTGGAAGATCGCCTACGCGATGAGTTGTGGCGCCGACTGGCCCAGGTGACCGACGTCGAACAAATTGCGCATCACTCCGGAGCACCTGCGCTCAATATTGATGGCGGGCGATGGAGAATTCAACCCCAGCTGGACACCGGTGGCTCTCGCCCCGATTTCACCTGCTTGCCTTCAGTTGAAGCCGCGCGGATTGCCGTGTTCTGCGACGGGTGGGAGTATCATGCCAGCCCGCGGCACAATCGGCTTGCCGACGACGCCGCCAAACGCGAGCACCTACGCGCCCGTGGCTACCGGGTTGTGGCGGTGGCTGCCGCAGATTTGGACCGAGCCTGGGATCCCCAGTGGCTTATTCAGGGCGCAAAACTGCTGCGAACAGACGGCTCGAAATATGCGGCCCGCGCTGGCGCGGTTACGGATAAGGCCATTGACACGTGGCAGGGCGGTCCCGTTGCCCTGCTCACCGAGATGTTGTTGGACGCCACCGATCATGATCGTGACCACGAAGATAATGCGCGCAGTGCCCTGGCCGACGCCGTGTGGGTACCGCTGCTTGTACACGCTCAGCAGGCGTATGCGCAGGGCGGGAGCGATGGCATGCGTTGGGAGCAGTCTGCGGACGCGGCAAGTGATGTGCTGCAGCAGGCTCTGAATGCACTGTATCCCGCATCGCCCGATGCACAGGGCAGGGCGGGCGATGCTGGAAGTGCAGATACCGGGTCTGTATCCTCAACAGGCGCATCTGCTGTAACCACTAGCCACTCACCTGCCACTAGGCGCACACCTGCCCCCGCCCGTACCTCCGCCGTCGGCACGTCGGTGCCAGCAGGCACGCATACTGCGGCCTCCCCGAGCAACCACACATCGGCCTCGGTATTCCTCTGGCCACATCTGGCGCTTGCCGTGCAACTGCGGGGCAAGTCCACCGTGGCCATGGCGCTCGTGCTTGATGATTCCCGCGAGGCAATCGCCTCCGCAGATCACCGCGATGCCTGGCTGACTTGGCTGCGACTGGGCAATGTCCTGCCGCTGGCAAACGCACCCGTCACCGTGACCACGGTGTCCGGTGCGCGGCAGAAGCTCGCCGACAAGCGCCGTTTCACACCCCAACACCAGTTGGCTTCGCAAGATCTATTCGCGGGCGACCACAGCCTCGCTTCGCAGCGTCGGGTCTTTGCGGATCAGCAGAGCGGAGTGCCGCAGCACACTGGGCCCCTGGAAGAAACCGCGACCTCGGAGCCCATCGCGGCTCCCGAGCGGACCGGGGGTCCCGAATGGGCTGGGGGTCCGGAATGGGCTGGGGGTCCGGAGCGGGCTGGGACTCCGGCGCAGTCTGCCATCGATGAGCAGTATGGGCCCGAAGGCACAACCGTTACTGGTCAGACCCTTGGCCTATCAACGCTTGAAGCACTCGAATGGAATCGTGTTGACCCCGAGCTCACCGACCCGCGCATCTTGGACCTCTTGCCCCATCTGGCGGCTCGCGGCGTCCGGCATAGCGCCGATGGCGAAGAGATCGCTGGCGGAATAATGGCCGACCTCGTCTGGCACGAGCAGCGGGTCGCCGTCGTCGTCGACGATGCGGAGGACGATGCCGCCGCTATGCGTGCTGCCGGCTGGCGCGTTGTCTGCACCGGGCCCGATCCACAACAAACAGCTGCACAAGTGGCCCAGTTGTTGACGCACGAGGCCTAG